Proteins from a genomic interval of Streptomyces sp. NBC_00820:
- a CDS encoding PP2C family protein-serine/threonine phosphatase, which produces MTAGRERRAKADTFTARWRMQWHRARVGLRRSAVDYFRGNGSDWIALVGLLLTVPVLAAMTLGNSVWCSPATLVLPIVAGGLLLRPASLLGLYATAATALIVESVRLGPYTEGPSRVTPGVVLVVAACGLFGLLTAQFRSRVGVPWRRGGTMLFDLRERIRVQSTLPKLPQGWHHEMALRPAGGQSFSGDFVVAARTNNGRTLEVVLTDVSGKGMDAGSRALLLSGAFGGLLGSLPPHAFLTAANGYLLRQDWDEGFATSIHLVLDLDSGDYELYTAGHPPGLQLSAGSGRWKEKAAEGPLLGVYDGAQFDPVKGSLRPGDVLMLFTDGLVETSDRDIVEGIDRLTGEADRYVAGGFHGAAWHLIEAVAKDVNDDRALLLICREASAAAR; this is translated from the coding sequence ATGACGGCAGGACGAGAGCGGCGCGCGAAGGCCGATACGTTCACGGCACGGTGGCGTATGCAGTGGCACCGGGCCCGCGTCGGCCTGCGCAGAAGCGCCGTGGACTACTTCCGCGGCAACGGCTCGGACTGGATCGCGCTGGTCGGCCTGCTGCTGACCGTCCCCGTCCTCGCCGCCATGACCCTCGGCAACTCGGTGTGGTGCTCCCCGGCCACCCTCGTGCTGCCGATCGTCGCGGGCGGCCTGCTGCTGCGCCCGGCGAGCCTGCTGGGCCTGTACGCGACCGCGGCCACCGCGCTGATCGTGGAGTCGGTACGGCTCGGCCCGTACACCGAGGGCCCCTCCCGGGTCACCCCCGGCGTGGTCCTCGTCGTCGCCGCGTGCGGTCTCTTCGGGCTGCTGACCGCGCAGTTCCGCAGCCGGGTCGGAGTGCCCTGGCGGCGCGGCGGCACCATGCTCTTCGACCTGCGCGAGCGCATCCGGGTGCAGAGCACGCTGCCCAAGCTTCCCCAGGGCTGGCACCACGAGATGGCGCTGCGCCCGGCGGGTGGCCAGTCCTTCTCCGGCGACTTCGTCGTCGCGGCCCGCACCAACAACGGCCGCACCCTGGAAGTCGTCCTCACGGACGTGTCCGGCAAGGGCATGGACGCAGGATCGCGCGCGCTGCTGCTGTCCGGCGCGTTCGGGGGCCTGCTGGGCTCCCTCCCGCCGCACGCCTTCCTCACGGCCGCCAACGGCTACCTCCTGCGCCAGGACTGGGACGAGGGCTTCGCCACCTCCATCCACCTGGTGCTGGACCTCGACTCCGGGGACTACGAGCTGTACACCGCGGGCCACCCGCCGGGTCTCCAGCTGAGCGCGGGCAGCGGCCGCTGGAAGGAGAAGGCCGCCGAGGGCCCGCTGCTCGGGGTGTACGACGGCGCCCAGTTCGACCCGGTGAAGGGCTCGCTGCGCCCCGGGGACGTGCTGATGCTGTTCACCGACGGCCTGGTGGAGACCTCCGACCGCGACATCGTCGAGGGCATCGACCGGCTCACCGGCGAGGCCGACCGCTATGTCGCCGGCGGCTTCCACGGCGCCGCCTGGCACCTCATCGAGGCGGTCGCGAAGGACGTCAACGACGACCGTGCCCTGCTGCTGATCTGCCGCGAGGCCTCGGCGGCGGCCCGCTGA
- a CDS encoding HD domain-containing protein: MTRTLLTLAEVESLARAAHAGQTDKAGRPYAEHLAAVAEGVRARGGDTGQIAAAWLHDAVEDDALSERWLAEAALTPRTKAIVRAVTKRAGEAPEAYARRILDTPGALLVKRADLAHNADPARLAVLDEATRKRLTEKYARMRVLLGQGEG, encoded by the coding sequence GTGACCCGAACCCTCCTCACCCTCGCCGAGGTCGAGAGCCTCGCCCGGGCCGCCCACGCGGGGCAGACCGACAAGGCGGGACGGCCCTACGCCGAGCACCTCGCCGCCGTCGCGGAGGGCGTCCGTGCCCGCGGCGGGGACACCGGGCAGATCGCTGCGGCCTGGCTGCACGACGCCGTCGAGGACGACGCGCTGAGCGAGCGGTGGCTGGCGGAGGCCGCCCTGACGCCGCGCACCAAGGCCATCGTGCGCGCCGTCACCAAGCGGGCCGGCGAGGCACCGGAGGCGTACGCGCGCCGCATCCTCGACACCCCGGGCGCACTGCTGGTGAAGCGGGCGGACCTGGCGCACAACGCCGACCCCGCGCGGCTCGCGGTCCTGGATGAGGCGACCCGGAAACGACTGACCGAGAAGTACGCCCGGATGCGCGTACTTCTCGGTCAGGGGGAGGGGTGA
- a CDS encoding ribose-5-phosphate isomerase, producing the protein MRVYLGSDHAGYELKNHLVEWLKAAGHEPVDCGPHIYDAQDDYPPFCLRAAEGTVADPGSLAIVIGGSGNGEQIAANKVKGARAALAWSEETAALGRQHNDANVVAVGARMHTQEEATKFVEIFLNTPFSGDERHIRRIDMLADYEKTGELPPIPAHHPQQG; encoded by the coding sequence ATGCGCGTGTATCTCGGCTCCGACCATGCGGGCTACGAACTCAAGAACCACCTCGTCGAATGGCTCAAGGCGGCGGGGCACGAGCCCGTCGACTGCGGGCCCCACATCTACGACGCCCAGGACGACTACCCGCCGTTCTGCCTGCGCGCCGCCGAGGGCACGGTGGCGGACCCCGGCTCCCTCGCCATCGTGATCGGCGGCTCCGGCAACGGGGAGCAGATCGCCGCGAACAAGGTGAAGGGCGCTCGGGCGGCCCTGGCCTGGAGCGAGGAGACCGCCGCACTCGGCCGCCAGCACAACGACGCCAACGTCGTCGCCGTGGGCGCCCGGATGCACACCCAGGAGGAGGCGACGAAGTTCGTCGAGATCTTCCTCAACACCCCGTTCTCCGGTGACGAGCGCCACATCCGCCGCATCGACATGCTGGCGGACTACGAGAAGACGGGCGAGCTGCCCCCCATCCCGGCGCACCACCCGCAGCAGGGCTGA
- a CDS encoding Fpg/Nei family DNA glycosylase has translation MPEGHTIHRLASDYADRFTGTPTLVTSPQGKFSDAAGLLNGAELTRTEAHGKHLFLGFRDADWVHIHLGLFGKVDFGPAPAPPPADTVRLRLANATSYVDLRGPTTCALITDGEKRAVHERLGPDPLRQDADPGAAYARVRRSRTTIAALLMDQKVIAGVGNVYRAEVLFRHGIDPYRPGRDITPAEWDLIWTDLADLMREGVRLGRIDTVRPAHTPEAMGRPPRVDDHGGEVYVYRRADRPCHICGDEIRTAGLAARNLFWCPTCQRP, from the coding sequence GTGCCGGAGGGGCACACGATCCACAGGCTGGCGTCGGACTACGCCGACCGCTTCACCGGCACGCCCACGCTCGTCACCAGTCCCCAGGGCAAGTTCTCGGATGCCGCCGGGCTCCTGAACGGCGCGGAACTCACCCGCACCGAGGCCCACGGCAAACACCTCTTCCTGGGGTTCCGGGACGCCGACTGGGTCCACATCCACCTCGGCCTGTTCGGCAAGGTCGACTTCGGTCCGGCCCCCGCACCCCCGCCGGCCGACACCGTCCGGCTCCGCCTCGCGAACGCGACGTCGTACGTCGACCTGCGCGGCCCCACCACCTGCGCCCTGATCACGGACGGCGAGAAGCGGGCCGTGCACGAGCGCCTCGGCCCCGACCCGCTGCGCCAGGACGCCGACCCCGGCGCCGCCTATGCCCGCGTCCGCCGCAGCCGTACGACGATCGCCGCACTGCTGATGGACCAGAAGGTCATCGCCGGCGTCGGCAACGTCTACCGCGCCGAAGTCCTCTTCCGGCACGGCATCGACCCGTACCGCCCCGGCAGGGACATCACCCCCGCCGAGTGGGACCTGATCTGGACCGACCTGGCGGATCTGATGCGCGAAGGCGTCCGCCTGGGCCGTATCGACACCGTCCGCCCCGCGCACACCCCCGAGGCCATGGGCCGCCCGCCCCGCGTGGACGACCACGGCGGCGAGGTGTACGTCTACCGCCGGGCCGACCGGCCCTGCCACATCTGCGGCGACGAGATCCGCACCGCCGGCCTCGCCGCCCGCAACCTCTTCTGGTGCCCCACCTGCCAGCGGCCGTGA
- a CDS encoding amino acid permease — MTPGSGLQAGLKNRHLSMIAIGGVIGAGLFVGSSSGIATAGPGILLSYALVGTLVVLVMRMLGEMSAANPTSGSFSAHADRALGRWAGFSIGWLYWFFWVVVLAVEATAGAKILEGWIPAVPQWGWALIVMAVLTATNLVSVGSYGEFEFWFAGIKVVAIGAFIVVGALAVFGVLPGAHSDKAGVSNLTAHGGFLPHGPGAILTGVLLVVFSFMGSEIATLAAGESENPQRAVTKSTNSIIWRIGVFYLGSILVVVCLLPWNDPSIATQGSYVAALNSLNIPHAGEIMNFIVLTSVLSCLNSGLYTASRMAFSLGQRGDAPKAFARTNARGVPMAAILASVLFGFLAVFFNYEFPDTVFLFLVNSSGAVALFVWLVICFSQLRMRRIIQKEAPEKLVVKMWLYPYLTWATAALIVFVLGYMLTDTKGESSGRTTVLLSLGVAAAVIITSLIKEKVAAKKRPAAAVEDQADKVSVG, encoded by the coding sequence ATGACCCCTGGTTCCGGACTTCAAGCAGGCCTCAAAAATCGTCACCTGTCGATGATCGCCATCGGTGGTGTGATCGGTGCCGGACTCTTCGTCGGCTCCAGCTCGGGCATCGCCACGGCGGGCCCCGGCATCCTGCTGTCGTACGCCCTCGTCGGCACCCTCGTCGTCCTCGTCATGCGCATGCTCGGCGAGATGTCCGCCGCCAACCCGACCTCCGGGTCCTTCTCCGCGCACGCCGACCGTGCCCTCGGCCGCTGGGCCGGGTTCTCCATCGGCTGGCTGTACTGGTTCTTCTGGGTCGTCGTGCTCGCCGTGGAGGCGACCGCCGGCGCCAAGATCCTCGAGGGCTGGATACCGGCCGTCCCGCAGTGGGGCTGGGCCCTGATCGTGATGGCCGTCCTGACGGCCACGAACCTGGTCTCCGTCGGCTCCTACGGCGAGTTCGAGTTCTGGTTCGCGGGCATCAAGGTCGTGGCGATCGGCGCGTTCATCGTCGTCGGTGCGCTGGCCGTCTTCGGCGTCCTGCCGGGCGCGCACAGCGACAAGGCGGGCGTCAGCAACCTGACCGCCCACGGCGGCTTCCTGCCGCACGGTCCCGGCGCGATCCTGACCGGTGTGCTGCTGGTCGTCTTCTCCTTCATGGGCAGCGAGATCGCCACCCTGGCGGCCGGCGAGTCGGAGAACCCGCAGCGCGCGGTCACCAAGTCGACCAACAGCATCATCTGGCGTATCGGCGTCTTCTACCTGGGCTCGATCCTCGTCGTGGTCTGCCTGCTGCCGTGGAACGACCCGTCCATCGCCACGCAGGGCTCGTACGTCGCCGCGCTGAACTCGCTGAACATCCCGCACGCCGGCGAGATCATGAACTTCATCGTGCTGACCTCGGTGCTGTCCTGCCTCAACTCCGGCCTGTACACGGCCTCCCGGATGGCGTTCTCGCTCGGCCAGCGCGGTGACGCGCCGAAGGCCTTCGCGCGGACCAACGCCCGCGGTGTGCCGATGGCGGCGATCCTCGCCTCCGTCCTCTTCGGCTTCCTCGCCGTCTTCTTCAACTACGAGTTCCCGGACACCGTCTTCCTCTTCCTGGTCAACTCCAGCGGCGCGGTGGCCCTGTTCGTGTGGCTGGTGATCTGCTTCTCGCAGCTGCGCATGCGGCGGATCATCCAGAAGGAGGCCCCGGAGAAGCTCGTCGTGAAGATGTGGCTGTACCCGTACCTGACCTGGGCCACGGCCGCGCTGATCGTCTTCGTCCTCGGCTACATGCTGACCGACACGAAGGGCGAGAGCAGTGGTCGTACGACCGTGCTGCTGTCGCTCGGCGTGGCCGCCGCGGTGATCATCACCTCCCTGATCAAGGAGAAGGTCGCCGCGAAGAAGCGCCCGGCTGCCGCCGTGGAGGACCAGGCCGACAAGGTCTCCGTCGGCTGA
- a CDS encoding GNAT family N-acetyltransferase, translating to MGTDRATELKVLRPEEWDGWWDGLIRAFGDGPVTAEERELDRSVTEFDRSLAAWDGDTVVGTAGAFSFRMTVPGGTQVPTAGVTMVSVAATHRRRGVLTSMMRRQLDDVRALGEPLAVLTASEPAIYGRFGYNSAAFQVHAEIDTSRVTLAVPAGTEDVRLRYAKPADVLDACEAVYAALVPRRPGMLDRLPGWEQVALVDPESGRDGASALQCVLAERDGRVTGYARFRTKLGWGPSGHDGTVKLEALEALDPATDAALWRFLCDIDLMSTLSVRGRPVDDTWQYLVSDIRRCVPRLRDSAYVRLVDVGKALAARSYQVPVDVVFEVEDTFCPWNAGRWRLTGDAKGAACERTSDAAELSLSVRELAACYLGGVSLLSLAAAGRVRELRPGALTEASVAFGSPVVPWLPHGF from the coding sequence ATGGGGACTGACCGTGCGACGGAGTTGAAGGTGCTGCGGCCCGAGGAGTGGGACGGCTGGTGGGACGGCCTGATCCGGGCCTTCGGCGACGGCCCCGTCACGGCCGAGGAGCGCGAACTGGACAGGTCCGTCACCGAGTTCGACCGTTCACTGGCCGCCTGGGACGGTGACACGGTGGTCGGTACGGCGGGAGCGTTCAGCTTCCGGATGACCGTGCCGGGCGGCACGCAGGTGCCGACCGCGGGCGTGACCATGGTGAGCGTCGCCGCCACGCACCGCCGGCGCGGGGTGCTGACGTCGATGATGCGGCGCCAACTGGACGACGTACGCGCCCTGGGTGAGCCGCTGGCCGTGCTGACCGCCTCCGAGCCGGCGATCTACGGCCGCTTCGGGTACAACTCCGCGGCCTTCCAGGTCCATGCCGAGATCGACACGAGCCGGGTGACACTGGCGGTGCCCGCCGGCACCGAGGACGTACGTCTGCGGTACGCGAAGCCGGCCGATGTCCTCGACGCGTGCGAGGCGGTGTACGCCGCCCTTGTACCGCGCCGGCCGGGAATGCTGGACCGCCTGCCCGGCTGGGAGCAGGTCGCTCTGGTCGACCCGGAGAGCGGGCGGGACGGGGCGTCGGCGTTGCAGTGCGTGCTCGCCGAACGGGACGGCCGAGTGACCGGGTACGCGCGCTTTCGGACCAAGCTGGGCTGGGGGCCGAGCGGGCATGACGGCACGGTGAAGCTGGAGGCGCTGGAGGCGCTCGACCCGGCGACCGACGCCGCGCTGTGGCGGTTCCTGTGCGACATCGACCTGATGTCGACGCTCTCGGTGCGCGGGCGTCCGGTGGACGACACCTGGCAGTACCTGGTCTCCGACATCCGGCGGTGCGTGCCGCGGCTGCGGGACTCCGCCTACGTCCGCCTGGTCGACGTCGGCAAGGCACTGGCGGCACGCAGCTACCAGGTGCCGGTGGACGTCGTGTTCGAAGTGGAGGACACCTTCTGCCCGTGGAACGCTGGGCGTTGGCGGCTCACCGGGGACGCCAAGGGGGCGGCCTGCGAGCGCACCTCCGACGCGGCCGAACTCTCCCTGTCCGTGAGGGAACTGGCCGCGTGCTATCTCGGCGGGGTGAGTCTTCTGTCGCTGGCGGCGGCCGGGCGGGTGCGCGAACTGCGGCCGGGGGCGCTGACGGAGGCGTCGGTGGCGTTCGGCTCACCGGTGGTGCCGTGGCTGCCGCACGGTTTCTGA